The genomic region GCGTTGTCCAATGCCATTCTGAATGTGTTCCTGAAAGCCGGCGGGGATGTCCGCTTCAACTGCGGGGCGAAGCGCATTCTCACCGAAAACAACCGGATAATAGGCGTCGCCACCGACGACGGCGATACCGTGGAAGCGCCGTATGTGGTCTCGAACATCTCCCCGGTGGTCACCTACTCCGAGCTGATCGGCAAAGACCTGATCCCAGCCAAGACCCTGCAAAAGATGCACAGCAGAAGCTTGAGCAACTCGGCCTTTACCATGTTCATCGGATTCGACTGCGAGCCCGACGTGCTGAACATCGAGGAGTCCACCAATTTCCTGATGGCCTCCACGGATATCTCACGATCGCTCCATGACCGCATGCAGAGCGTCGACATCACGGACGAATTGCTGGTACTGAGCTGCTACGATATTTCCGACCCCACTTTTTCCCCGCCGGGAACCTGCCAGGCCAACCTCGTGACGCTAAAATACGGCGAACCCTGGCTGAACATTCCCCCGGGCCGATACCATGACGTAAAGTTCCGCTGCGCAGAATCGATGCTGAAACGGGCCGAGGCAATCTTTCCCGGCCTGCGGCCCCACATCGAAGAGATCGATGTGGGCACGCCGCTCACCCACATGCGCTACCTCGGTCACCCGGCGGGCGCGGTATACGGTTTCGAGCACCGCACCAAAGACTCCATGTTTTTTCAGCCCGGCCGCAACTCACCGGTTGAGGGTCTCTCCTTTGCCGGCAGCTGGGTCGGCGACGGGGGCTTCGAGCCTACTTTGCGCTCCGGAGTGGCCGCCGCCAAATCTATTTTACGCAAAAGCGGCGGTTGACAATTCTTGGCGCAACACGTTTGACAACCGGCATTTTAAAGAAGCAAACAAAATGAACCATGAAAACACGAAAACCGAAAATCACGAAACCGGCGACATTTTTCGTGCTTTCGTGATGGCATGATCTTCTTCTCCAGGTTGTTCAGGATGGATGGAAGGTCTGTCGGCCGTTTTTTTTAATATCGGGAGGGCATGATGAGAAAAGGCATCTGGCAGGAATTCGACGGGTACGAGGAAATTGCCGGGGAGATCGAAAACAGCCTCTGGGCCGCCGGGGAGCGCTCTTTTGACAAGGTGCTGGCCGCCCGTTATATCCAGCGGCTCCACCCGCGGCAATTGAAACTCAGGGTAGTGGATGTCATCCAAGAAACGCCCTCGACCAGGACCCTGCGTCTTACCCCGGTCGATGCGGCCCTGCCGCCGTTTCTTGCCGGCCAGTACATCCCGCTGTACCTCACCATCGGCGGCATCCGCACCAGCCGGCCCTACAGCATCTCGTCCCAGCCAAGGCAGACCGGGTTTTACGACATCACGGTGCGTCGCGTCCCCGATGGACTGGCATCGAACTATCTCATGGATGACGTCAAGATCGGCAATCTGCTCGAAAGCGCCGGCCCCCAGGGCAATTTTTACTTCAACCCCCTCTTCCATGACGACCACATGGTGTGTATCGCCGGCGGCAGCGGTATTACGCCCTTCATGAGCATGATCCGTGAAATCGTGGAGTGCGGGCTGGACAGGACCGTTACCCTCCTCTACGGCAACCGGCAATTGGACGACGTCATCTTTCACGACGAGCTAGAACGCATCGCCGCGCGGTTCGACAACATCACCTACATACCGGTGATCGAAAAACCGGCCGAGGGCTACCGGGGTGCCTGCGGATATATCAACGCCGCGCTGCTCAAAGAAATGCTTGGCGACCTGCAGGGTAAAACATTCTTTCTCTGCGGGCCGCAGGGCCTGTACGACTTCTGCCTGCCTGAGCTCGAAAGCCTGGGGATTGAAAG from Deltaproteobacteria bacterium harbors:
- a CDS encoding NAD(P)/FAD-dependent oxidoreductase is translated as MDYDVIVIGAGNGGLTASATLARKGRKVLLLERHNIPGGCATSFCRGRFEFEIALHQLSGLGTPEKPGPLRMTLDGLGIMDDLTFVEISDLYSVCMPDGFHAALKPDKGQVVSELKAKFPHEKEGIDGFFDLVYKYAGDMIGAFIFRDPEPSREKYPHLYRYALKNAKAVIDDFFKDPLLKAVISVYWGYLGLSTDQLSFAYLAMVLFQYIEFKPFHVKGGSQALSNAILNVFLKAGGDVRFNCGAKRILTENNRIIGVATDDGDTVEAPYVVSNISPVVTYSELIGKDLIPAKTLQKMHSRSLSNSAFTMFIGFDCEPDVLNIEESTNFLMASTDISRSLHDRMQSVDITDELLVLSCYDISDPTFSPPGTCQANLVTLKYGEPWLNIPPGRYHDVKFRCAESMLKRAEAIFPGLRPHIEEIDVGTPLTHMRYLGHPAGAVYGFEHRTKDSMFFQPGRNSPVEGLSFAGSWVGDGGFEPTLRSGVAAAKSILRKSGG
- a CDS encoding 2Fe-2S iron-sulfur cluster binding domain-containing protein, encoding MMRKGIWQEFDGYEEIAGEIENSLWAAGERSFDKVLAARYIQRLHPRQLKLRVVDVIQETPSTRTLRLTPVDAALPPFLAGQYIPLYLTIGGIRTSRPYSISSQPRQTGFYDITVRRVPDGLASNYLMDDVKIGNLLESAGPQGNFYFNPLFHDDHMVCIAGGSGITPFMSMIREIVECGLDRTVTLLYGNRQLDDVIFHDELERIAARFDNITYIPVIEKPAEGYRGACGYINAALLKEMLGDLQGKTFFLCGPQGLYDFCLPELESLGIERRKIRKEMYGPPGDICSYPGWPEEIAAEDRFTVTLKDGRTVSARAGVPLLVSLEKKGIVPSSICRSGECSMCRVKVLSGKVFQPAGTPVRRSDTRYGYVHSCVSYPLEDLEIMI